The following are encoded in a window of Bradyrhizobium guangdongense genomic DNA:
- a CDS encoding nuclear transport factor 2 family protein, giving the protein MAKDSKVIAANAAFYAAFSTGDFDEMKRMWADDDGISCIHPGWPAIVGHATVIGSWRDILQNPERPQIVCAEPQAIVDGDSARVLCIEIVDGTALAAANHFRRVGDDWRLVHHQSSPIAQIVEQAEDDRASHRVH; this is encoded by the coding sequence ATGGCAAAGGACAGCAAGGTCATCGCCGCCAACGCGGCTTTTTACGCCGCGTTCTCGACGGGCGATTTCGACGAGATGAAGCGGATGTGGGCGGATGACGACGGCATTTCCTGCATTCATCCCGGCTGGCCCGCGATCGTCGGCCACGCTACGGTGATCGGAAGCTGGCGCGACATCCTGCAGAACCCGGAGCGGCCGCAGATCGTCTGCGCCGAGCCGCAGGCCATCGTCGATGGCGACAGCGCCCGCGTGCTCTGCATCGAGATCGTCGACGGCACCGCGCTCGCCGCCGCCAACCATTTTCGCCGCGTCGGCGATGACTGGAGGCTGGTGCACCACCAGTCGAGCCCGATCGCGCAGATTGTCGAGCAGGCCGAGGACGATAGAGCGAGCCACCGGGTTCACTGA
- a CDS encoding mannitol dehydrogenase family protein, with protein sequence MRLGRANLDRLPAGIRRPAYDRSRITPGIVHLGLGAFHRAHQAVVIDDCLAAGSSSWGIIGASLRSPDTRDALAPQDHLYTVAVRAAEGTEHRIIGALLDSVVAREKPAALVERMADPAIRIVSLTVTEKGYCHTPQTGDLDERHPDVVHDLNNVDAPRSAPGFIVAALARRRALGIPPFTVLCCDNLAANGHTVQRIVTQFAALRSRDLGKWIADTVAFPCTMVDRIVPETTNADRDAVAAALGMRDAWPVMTEPFTQWVVEDRFCAGRPDLAAAGVELVTDVKPFELMKLRLLNASHSALAYLGYLAGYETIADTMQDPHFARLAARVMEDAAVTLTMPSGTDLAAYRASLLERFANPALHHRTWQIAMDGSQKLPQRLLGAMQDRLARNLPIATHALAVAGWMRYVSAIDEQGRAIDVRDPLAAELASLAREAGPVAERLAPALLGVARVFGPLGAEPRLREAVTAALGRLYKEGARRAVETLVSA encoded by the coding sequence ATGCGCCTTGGTCGCGCCAATCTCGATCGGCTGCCAGCTGGCATTCGCCGCCCGGCCTATGACCGCTCGCGCATCACGCCTGGGATCGTGCATCTCGGCTTGGGCGCGTTTCATCGCGCCCATCAAGCCGTCGTCATCGACGATTGTCTTGCCGCGGGCAGCTCGTCCTGGGGCATCATCGGTGCGAGCCTGCGCAGCCCTGACACGCGCGATGCTCTCGCCCCGCAGGATCATCTCTATACGGTCGCCGTACGCGCTGCCGAAGGCACCGAGCACCGCATCATCGGCGCGCTGCTGGACAGCGTCGTCGCGCGCGAGAAGCCGGCAGCACTCGTAGAGCGGATGGCCGATCCCGCCATTCGCATCGTCTCGCTCACGGTCACCGAGAAAGGCTATTGCCACACGCCGCAGACCGGTGATCTCGACGAGCGCCATCCTGACGTCGTGCACGACCTGAACAATGTCGATGCGCCGCGCTCGGCGCCCGGCTTCATCGTGGCCGCGCTGGCGCGGCGGCGGGCGCTGGGCATTCCGCCCTTCACCGTGCTGTGCTGCGACAACCTCGCCGCCAACGGCCACACCGTGCAGCGGATCGTGACCCAATTCGCTGCGCTCCGCTCGAGAGATCTCGGCAAGTGGATCGCCGATACGGTCGCATTCCCCTGCACCATGGTCGATCGCATCGTGCCGGAGACGACCAATGCGGATCGTGACGCGGTCGCCGCGGCACTCGGGATGCGCGACGCCTGGCCTGTCATGACGGAACCGTTCACACAATGGGTCGTCGAGGACCGGTTCTGCGCGGGCCGTCCCGATCTCGCCGCTGCAGGCGTCGAGCTCGTCACCGACGTCAAGCCGTTCGAACTGATGAAGCTGCGGCTGCTCAATGCCAGCCATTCGGCGCTGGCCTATCTCGGCTATCTCGCCGGCTACGAGACCATCGCCGATACCATGCAGGATCCGCATTTCGCGCGGCTCGCCGCGCGGGTAATGGAAGATGCCGCGGTGACGCTGACGATGCCATCTGGCACCGACCTCGCCGCCTATCGCGCCTCGCTGCTCGAGCGCTTTGCCAATCCGGCACTGCATCACCGCACCTGGCAGATCGCGATGGACGGCTCGCAAAAGCTGCCACAGCGCCTGCTCGGCGCGATGCAGGATCGCCTCGCCAGGAACCTGCCGATCGCAACCCATGCGCTCGCGGTGGCCGGCTGGATGCGCTACGTCAGCGCGATCGACGAGCAGGGCCGCGCCATCGACGTGCGCGATCCCCTCGCCGCCGAGCTTGCAAGTCTGGCGCGCGAGGCCGGCCCCGTCGCCGAGCGGCTCGCACCCGCGTTGCTCGGCGTCGCCAGAGTGTTCGGGCCGCTCGGCGCCGAGCCGCGCCTGCGCGAGGCCGTCACTGCGGCGCTCGGCCGTCTCTACAAGGAAGGCGCGCGGCGCGCAGTGGAGACGCTGGTTTCGGCGTGA